A part of Escherichia marmotae genomic DNA contains:
- the ybbP gene encoding putative ABC transporter permease subunit YbbP: MIARWFWREWRSPSLLIVWLALSLAVACVLALGNISDRMEKGLSQQSREFMAGDRALRSSREVPPAWLEEAQKRGLKVGKQLTFATMTFAGDTPQLANVKAVDDIYPMYGELQTNPSGLKPQPGSVLLAPRLMALLNLKTGDTIDVGDATLRIAGEVIQEPDSGFNPFQIAPRLMMNLADVDKTGAIQPGSRVTWRYKFGGNENQLDGYEKWLLPQLKPEQRWYGLEQDEGALGRSMERSQQFLLFSALLTLLLAVAAVAVAMNHYCRSRYDLVAILKTLGAGRAQLRKLIVGQWLMVLILSAVTGGAIGLLFESVLMVLLKPVLPAALPPASFWPWLWALGTMTVISLLVGLRPYRLLLATQPLRVLRNDVVANVWPLKFYLPIVSVVVVLLLAGLMGGSMLLWAVLAGAIVLALLCGVLGWMLLNVLRSMTLKSLPLRLAVSRLLRQPWSTLSQLSAFSLSFMLLALLLVLRGDLLDRWQQQLPPESPNYFLINIATEQVTPLKAFLAEYQIVPESFYPVVRARLTAINGKATEGNEDEALNRELNLTWQNTRPDHNPIVAGSWPPKADEVSMEEGLAKRLNVGLGDTVTFMGDTQEFRAKVTSLRKVDWESLRPNFYFIFPEGALDGQPQSWLTSFRWENGNGMLTQLNRQFPTISLLDIGAILKQVGQVLEQVSRALEVMVVLVTACGMLLLLAQVQVGMRQRHQELVVWRTLGAGKKLLRTTLWCEFAMLGFVSGLVAAIGAETALAVLQAKVFDFPWEPDWRLWIVLPCSGALLLSLCGGWLGARLVKGKALFRQFTG; this comes from the coding sequence ATGATTGCACGTTGGTTCTGGCGCGAATGGCGCTCGCCGTCGCTGTTGATTGTCTGGCTGGCGTTAAGCCTGGCGGTGGCCTGCGTGCTGGCGCTGGGCAATATCAGCGATCGGATGGAGAAAGGTTTAAGCCAGCAAAGCCGTGAGTTTATGGCGGGCGATCGGGCGTTGCGCAGTTCGCGCGAAGTACCGCCAGCGTGGCTGGAAGAGGCGCAAAAGCGTGGCCTGAAAGTCGGCAAGCAGCTTACCTTTGCCACCATGACCTTTGCGGGCGACACGCCGCAACTGGCGAACGTCAAAGCGGTTGATGATATCTACCCGATGTATGGCGAGCTACAGACCAATCCTTCTGGACTAAAACCGCAACCGGGCAGCGTATTGCTGGCTCCACGGCTGATGGCGCTCCTGAATTTGAAAACGGGCGATACCATCGACGTGGGCGATGCCACGTTGCGCATTGCCGGAGAAGTGATTCAGGAGCCGGATTCCGGTTTTAATCCCTTCCAGATAGCCCCACGCCTGATGATGAATCTGGCAGATGTCGATAAAACAGGAGCCATACAGCCGGGAAGTCGGGTCACCTGGCGTTATAAATTCGGCGGCAACGAGAACCAGCTCGACGGCTATGAGAAATGGTTGTTACCCCAGCTTAAACCCGAACAACGCTGGTACGGTCTGGAACAAGACGAAGGTGCGCTGGGGCGTTCGATGGAACGCTCGCAACAGTTCCTGCTGTTTTCGGCGTTGCTGACCTTGCTGCTGGCGGTGGCGGCGGTCGCGGTGGCGATGAATCATTATTGCCGCAGCCGCTACGATCTGGTGGCGATCCTTAAAACGCTGGGGGCTGGGCGGGCGCAACTGCGTAAGTTAATCGTCGGTCAGTGGCTGATGGTACTGATACTTTCAGCCGTTACCGGCGGAGCGATTGGCCTGTTGTTCGAAAGCGTGTTGATGGTTTTGCTTAAGCCTGTTCTGCCCGCCGCGCTGCCGCCTGCCAGCTTCTGGCCGTGGTTGTGGGCGCTCGGCACCATGACGGTTATCTCGTTGCTGGTGGGGCTGCGACCGTACCGACTGTTGCTGGCAACGCAGCCTTTACGCGTATTACGTAATGATGTGGTCGCCAACGTCTGGCCGCTGAAGTTTTATCTGCCGATTGTCAGTGTTGTGGTTGTGCTGCTGCTCGCCGGGCTGATGGGTGGCAGTATGCTGCTGTGGGCGGTGCTGGCGGGCGCGATAGTGCTGGCTTTGCTATGTGGCGTGCTGGGCTGGATGCTGCTCAATGTATTACGCAGTATGACGCTGAAATCGCTGCCTCTGCGCCTGGCGGTTAGCCGCCTGTTACGTCAGCCGTGGTCAACGTTAAGCCAGCTTTCGGCCTTTTCGCTCTCCTTTATGCTGCTGGCACTGCTGCTGGTGTTGCGTGGCGATCTGCTTGACCGCTGGCAGCAGCAGTTGCCGCCAGAAAGCCCGAACTACTTTTTAATCAACATCGCCACGGAACAGGTAACGCCGCTAAAAGCGTTCCTCGCGGAATATCAGATAGTCCCGGAATCGTTTTATCCGGTGGTGCGGGCGCGGCTGACGGCAATCAATGGCAAAGCGACAGAAGGCAATGAGGATGAAGCGCTTAATCGCGAGCTGAATCTCACCTGGCAAAATACGCGGCCGGATCATAACCCGATTGTCGCCGGTAGCTGGCCGCCAAAAGCCGATGAAGTGTCGATGGAAGAGGGGCTGGCAAAACGCCTGAACGTTGGTCTGGGCGATACCGTCACCTTTATGGGTGACACCCAGGAGTTTCGCGCCAAAGTCACCAGCCTGCGCAAAGTGGACTGGGAAAGTCTGCGTCCGAATTTCTATTTTATTTTCCCTGAAGGGGCGCTGGACGGGCAACCGCAAAGCTGGCTCACCAGTTTCCGTTGGGAGAACGGCAACGGCATGTTGACGCAACTCAACCGCCAGTTCCCGACCATTAGCCTGTTAGACATTGGAGCGATCTTAAAACAGGTCGGCCAGGTGCTGGAGCAGGTAAGTCGGGCGCTGGAAGTGATGGTGGTGCTGGTCACTGCCTGCGGTATGTTGCTGTTGCTGGCACAGGTGCAGGTGGGAATGCGTCAGCGGCATCAGGAATTGGTGGTGTGGCGCACACTCGGCGCGGGCAAAAAGCTGCTGCGCACAACATTGTGGTGTGAGTTTGCCATGCTCGGGTTTGTTTCCGGCCTGGTAGCCGCAATCGGCGCGGAAACGGCGCTGGCGGTGTTGCAGGCGAAAGTGTTTGATTTCCCGTGGGAGCCAGACTGGCGATTGTGGATTGTGCTGCCGTGCAGCGGTGCGTTGCTTCTTTCCCTGTGCGGCGGCTGGCTGGGTGCGCGACTGGTTAAGGGGAAGGCACTGTTCAGGCAGTTTACGGGGTGA
- the hyi gene encoding hydroxypyruvate isomerase, with protein sequence MLRFSANLSMLFGEYDFLSRFEKAAQCGFRGVEFMFPYDYDIEELKQVLASNKLEHTLHNLPAGDWAAGERGIACIPGREEEFRDGVAAAIRYARALGNKKVNCLVGKTPAGFSSEQIHATLVENLRYAANMLMKEDILLLIEPINHFDIPGFHLTGTQQALKLIEDVGCCNVKIQYDIYHMQRMEGELTNTITQWADKIGHLQIADNPHRGEPGTGEINYDYLFTVIENSDYNGWVGCEYKPQTTTEAGLRWMEPYR encoded by the coding sequence ATGTTACGTTTCTCTGCTAATTTATCGATGTTATTTGGCGAATATGATTTTCTCAGCCGTTTTGAGAAAGCCGCTCAGTGTGGTTTTCGCGGTGTTGAATTTATGTTTCCTTATGACTATGACATTGAAGAATTAAAACAGGTACTGGCGAGTAATAAACTTGAACATACGCTGCATAATTTACCGGCGGGTGACTGGGCGGCAGGCGAGCGGGGTATTGCCTGTATTCCAGGGCGTGAAGAAGAGTTTCGTGATGGCGTAGCAGCAGCGATTCGTTATGCCCGTGCGCTGGGTAATAAAAAAGTTAACTGTCTGGTCGGGAAAACACCAGCAGGTTTCAGCAGTGAACAGATTCACGCAACGCTTGTGGAAAATCTGCGTTATGCCGCGAATATGCTGATGAAAGAAGATATTTTATTATTGATTGAGCCAATCAACCATTTCGATATTCCTGGTTTTCATCTCACCGGAACTCAGCAGGCACTGAAACTGATTGAAGATGTTGGCTGCTGCAATGTAAAAATCCAGTATGACATTTATCATATGCAACGGATGGAAGGTGAATTAACCAATACCATAACCCAATGGGCCGATAAAATTGGTCATCTGCAAATTGCAGATAATCCACATCGCGGCGAACCAGGAACCGGAGAAATTAATTACGATTATCTCTTTACGGTAATTGAAAATTCTGACTACAACGGTTGGGTTGGGTGTGAATATAAACCCCAAACCACTACGGAAGCCGGTTTACGCTGGATGGAACCGTACCGTTAA
- a CDS encoding allantoin transporter — translation MEHQRKLFQQRGYSEDLLPKTQNQRTWKTFNYFTLWMGSVHNVPNYVMVGGFFILGLSTFSIMLAIILSAFFIAAVMVLNGAAGSKYGVPFAMILRASYGVRGALFPGLLRGGIAAIMWFGLQCYAGSLACLILIGKIWPGFLTLGGDFTLLGLSLPGLITFLFFWLVNVGIGFGGGKVLNKFTAILNPCIYIVFGGMAIWAISLVGIGPILDYIPSGVQKAENSGFLFLVVINAVVAVWAAPAVSASDFTQNAHSFREQALGQTLGLVVAYILFAVAGVSIIAGASIHYGADTWNVLDIVQRWDSLFASFFAVLVILMTTISTNATGNIIPPGYQIAAIAPTKLTYKNGVLIASIISLLICPWKLMENQDSIYLFLDIIGGMLGPVIGVMMAHYFVVMRGQINLDELYTASGDFKYYDNGFNLTAFSVTLVAVILSLGGKFIPVMEPLSRISWFVGVIVAFAAYALLKKRTAIEKTGEQKVTG, via the coding sequence ATGGAACATCAGAGAAAACTATTCCAGCAACGTGGCTATAGCGAAGATCTATTACCGAAAACGCAAAACCAGCGGACCTGGAAAACATTTAACTATTTTACCTTATGGATGGGGTCGGTACATAACGTTCCCAACTACGTAATGGTAGGTGGCTTTTTTATTCTCGGCTTGTCTACCTTTAGTATTATGCTGGCAATTATCCTTAGTGCCTTTTTTATTGCAGCGGTAATGGTATTAAACGGTGCGGCGGGCAGTAAATACGGCGTACCATTTGCCATGATCCTGCGTGCTTCTTACGGTGTACGTGGCGCACTGTTTCCCGGATTATTAAGAGGTGGTATTGCCGCTATCATGTGGTTTGGCCTGCAATGCTACGCGGGGTCACTGGCCTGCTTGATCCTGATTGGCAAAATCTGGCCGGGGTTTTTAACTCTCGGTGGTGATTTCACTCTGTTAGGACTTTCTCTACCCGGCCTGATTACCTTCTTGTTTTTTTGGCTGGTTAACGTTGGAATTGGCTTCGGTGGCGGCAAAGTTTTAAATAAATTCACCGCCATTCTTAACCCGTGCATCTATATCGTTTTCGGTGGCATGGCGATTTGGGCGATTTCGTTGGTTGGGATCGGTCCAATCCTCGACTACATCCCCAGTGGTGTACAGAAAGCAGAAAACAGTGGTTTCCTGTTCCTGGTGGTGATAAACGCGGTGGTTGCGGTCTGGGCAGCGCCGGCGGTAAGCGCATCCGACTTTACGCAAAACGCCCACTCGTTTCGTGAGCAGGCGCTGGGGCAAACGCTGGGTCTGGTCGTGGCCTATATTCTGTTTGCGGTTGCTGGGGTAAGTATTATTGCCGGAGCCAGTATTCATTACGGCGCTGATACCTGGAACGTGCTGGATATTGTTCAACGTTGGGACAGCCTGTTCGCCTCATTCTTTGCGGTACTGGTTATTCTGATGACGACCATTTCGACTAACGCCACCGGTAATATTATTCCGCCCGGTTATCAGATTGCTGCTATTGCACCGACGAAACTGACCTATAAAAACGGCGTACTGATTGCCAGTATTATCAGCCTGCTGATCTGCCCGTGGAAATTAATGGAAAATCAGGACAGTATTTATCTGTTCCTCGATATTATCGGCGGAATGCTGGGGCCGGTAATTGGTGTTATGATGGCTCACTATTTCGTGGTCATGCGTGGGCAAATTAATCTTGATGAATTGTATACCGCATCCGGTGATTTTAAATACTACGATAACGGCTTTAACCTTACCGCGTTCTCAGTAACTCTGGTGGCGGTTATTTTATCTCTCGGCGGTAAATTTATTCCGGTCATGGAACCATTATCTCGAATTTCATGGTTTGTCGGCGTTATCGTCGCCTTTGCGGCTTACGCTTTATTAAAAAAACGCACAGCAATAGAAAAAACAGGAGAACAAAAAGTCACAGGTTAA
- the allR gene encoding HTH-type transcriptional repressor AllR — translation MTEVRRRGRPGQAEPVAQKGAQALERGIAILQYLEKSGGSSSVSDISLNLDLPLSTTFRLLKVLQAADFVYQDSQLGWWHIGLGVFNVGAAYIHNRDVLSVAGPFMRRLMLLSGETVNVAIRNGNEAVLIGQLECKSMVRMCAPLGSRLPLHASGAGKALLYPLAEEELMSIILQTGLQQFTPTTLVDMPTLLKDLEQARELGYTVDKEEHVVGLNCIASAIYDDVGSVVAAISISGPSSRLTEDRFVSQGELVRDTARDISTALGLKAHP, via the coding sequence ATGACGGAAGTTAGACGGCGCGGCAGGCCAGGACAGGCAGAGCCTGTGGCACAGAAGGGCGCACAGGCGTTAGAACGGGGAATTGCGATCCTGCAATATCTGGAAAAAAGTGGGGGAAGTTCATCGGTTAGCGATATTTCTCTCAATCTGGATTTGCCGCTCTCAACGACCTTTCGCTTGCTGAAGGTTTTACAGGCAGCGGATTTTGTCTATCAGGACAGTCAGTTAGGCTGGTGGCATATAGGATTAGGTGTCTTTAACGTCGGCGCGGCGTATATCCATAACCGCGATGTCCTCTCCGTTGCCGGGCCGTTTATGCGCCGCCTGATGTTGCTTTCCGGCGAGACGGTCAATGTCGCAATTCGTAACGGCAATGAAGCGGTTTTAATTGGTCAGTTAGAGTGTAAATCGATGGTCAGGATGTGCGCGCCGCTGGGCAGTCGTCTGCCGTTACATGCTTCCGGCGCAGGCAAGGCGCTGCTTTATCCGCTGGCGGAAGAGGAGCTGATGAGCATCATCCTGCAAACCGGTTTGCAGCAGTTTACGCCAACGACGCTTGTGGATATGCCCACCTTGCTGAAGGACCTGGAACAAGCGCGTGAACTGGGCTATACCGTAGATAAAGAAGAGCATGTTGTAGGCCTGAATTGCATAGCTTCAGCAATTTACGACGATGTAGGTAGTGTTGTTGCCGCTATCTCTATCTCCGGGCCTTCATCACGACTGACAGAAGATCGTTTTGTCAGCCAGGGTGAGCTGGTCAGAGACACCGCCCGCGATATTAGTACGGCGTTGGGACTGAAAGCACATCCATAG
- the allA gene encoding ureidoglycolate lyase: protein MKLQVLPLSQEAFSAYGDVIETQQRDFFHINNGLVERYHDLALVEILEQDRTLISINRAQPANLPLTIHELERHPLGTQAFIPLKGEGFVVVVASGDETPDLSTLRAFITNGEQGVNYHRNVWHHPLFAWQQVTDFLTIDRGGSDNCDVESIPEQELCFA, encoded by the coding sequence ATGAAACTTCAGGTATTACCGTTAAGTCAGGAAGCCTTCAGTGCTTATGGCGACGTTATCGAAACGCAGCAACGGGATTTTTTCCATATAAACAATGGACTGGTGGAGCGTTATCACGATTTGGCGCTCGTTGAGATTCTTGAGCAAGACCGGACGCTTATCAGCATTAACCGCGCGCAACCGGCGAATCTGCCGCTGACCATCCACGAACTCGAACGCCATCCGTTGGGCACCCAGGCATTTATTCCGTTGAAAGGGGAAGGGTTTGTGGTGGTCGTGGCGTCAGGTGATGAAACCCCAGATCTGTCAACGCTGCGGGCGTTTATCACCAACGGTGAGCAGGGGGTGAATTACCATCGTAATGTCTGGCACCATCCGCTTTTCGCCTGGCAGCAGGTTACCGATTTTCTGACCATCGATCGCGGCGGCAGTGACAACTGTGATGTCGAAAGTATTCCTGAACAGGAACTCTGTTTTGCGTGA
- the glxR gene encoding 2-hydroxy-3-oxopropionate reductase — MKLGFIGLGIMGTPMAINLARAGHQLHVTTIGPVADELLSLGAVNVETARQVTDAADIIFIMVPDTPHVEEVLFGDNGCTKAALKGKTIVDMSSISPIETKRFARQVNELGGDYLDAPVSGGEIGAREGTLSIMVGGDEAVFERVKPLFELLGKNITLVGGNGDGQTCKVANQIIVALNIEAVSEALLFASKAGADPVRVRQALMGGFASSRILEVHGERMIKRTFNPGFKIALHQKDLNLALQSAKALALNLPNTATCQELFNTCAANGGSQLDHSALVQALELMANHKLA, encoded by the coding sequence ATGAAACTGGGATTTATTGGCTTAGGCATTATGGGCACCCCGATGGCCATTAATCTGGCGCGTGCCGGTCATCAATTACATGTCACGACCATTGGACCGGTTGCTGATGAATTACTGTCACTCGGTGCCGTTAATGTCGAAACCGCGCGCCAGGTAACGGACGCTGCCGACATCATTTTTATTATGGTGCCGGATACGCCGCACGTTGAAGAGGTTCTGTTTGGTGACAATGGCTGTACTAAAGCTGCGCTGAAGGGCAAAACCATTGTTGATATGAGTTCTATTTCACCGATTGAAACTAAACGTTTTGCTCGTCAGGTAAATGAACTGGGTGGTGATTATCTCGATGCGCCCGTTTCCGGCGGTGAAATTGGCGCGCGTGAAGGGACGTTGTCAATTATGGTTGGCGGTGACGAAGCGGTATTTGAACGCGTGAAACCGCTGTTTGAACTGCTCGGTAAAAATATCACCCTCGTGGGCGGTAACGGCGACGGTCAAACCTGCAAAGTGGCGAACCAGATTATCGTGGCGCTCAATATTGAAGCGGTTTCTGAAGCCCTGTTGTTTGCTTCGAAAGCCGGTGCTGATCCTGTGCGTGTGCGTCAGGCGTTGATGGGCGGCTTTGCTTCCTCGCGCATTCTGGAAGTTCACGGAGAGCGTATGATTAAACGCACCTTTAATCCGGGCTTCAAAATCGCTCTGCACCAGAAAGATCTCAACCTGGCGCTACAAAGTGCGAAAGCGCTGGCGCTGAATCTGCCAAACACCGCGACCTGCCAGGAATTATTTAATACCTGTGCAGCAAACGGCGGCAGCCAGTTGGATCACTCTGCGTTAGTGCAGGCGCTGGAATTAATGGCGAATCATAAACTGGCCTGA
- the gcl gene encoding glyoxylate carboligase: MAKMRAVDAAMYVLEKEGITTAFGVPGAAINPFYSAMRKHGGIRHILARHVEGASHMAEGYTRATAGNIGVCLGTSGPAGTDMITALYSASADSIPILCITGQAPRARLHKEDFQAVDIEAIAKPVSKMAVTVREAALVPRVLQQAFHLMRSGRPGPVLVDLPFDVQVAEIEFDPDMYEPLPAYKPAASRMQIEKAVEMLIQAERPVIVAGGGVINADAAALLQQFAELTSVPVIPTLMGWGCIPDDHELMAGMVGLQTAHRYGNATLLASDMVFGIGNRFANRHTGSVEKYTEGRKIVHIDIEPTQIGRVLCPDLGIVSDAKAALMLLVEVAQEMQKAGRLPCRKEWVAECQQRKRTLLRKTHFDNVPVKPQRVYEEMNKAFGRDVCYVTTIGLSQIAAAQMLHVFKDRHWINCGQAGPLGWTIPAALGVCAADPERNVVAISGDFDFQFLIEELAVGAQFNIPYIHVLVNNAYLGLIRQSQRAFDMDYCVQLAFENINSSDVNGYGVDHVKVAEGLGCKAIRVFKPEDISPAFEQAKALMNQYRVPVVVEIMLERVTNISMGSELDNVMEFEDIADNAVDAPTETCFMHYE, translated from the coding sequence ATGGCAAAAATGAGAGCCGTTGACGCGGCAATGTATGTGCTGGAGAAAGAAGGTATCACCACCGCCTTCGGCGTTCCGGGAGCAGCAATCAACCCTTTCTATTCAGCGATGCGTAAGCACGGCGGTATTCGTCACATCCTGGCGCGTCACGTAGAAGGTGCGTCGCACATGGCGGAAGGCTATACCCGCGCAACGGCAGGGAATATCGGCGTTTGTTTGGGGACTTCCGGGCCTGCGGGCACGGACATGATCACCGCGCTCTATTCTGCTTCTGCTGATTCCATTCCTATTTTGTGTATTACCGGTCAGGCTCCGCGCGCTCGTCTGCATAAAGAAGATTTCCAGGCGGTGGATATCGAAGCTATCGCCAAACCGGTCAGTAAAATGGCGGTTACTGTACGTGAAGCGGCGCTGGTGCCTCGTGTGCTGCAACAGGCATTTCACCTGATGCGTTCTGGTCGTCCGGGGCCGGTACTGGTGGATTTACCGTTCGACGTTCAGGTTGCGGAAATCGAGTTTGATCCTGACATGTACGAACCGCTGCCGGCCTACAAACCTGCTGCCAGCCGTATGCAGATCGAAAAAGCGGTAGAAATGTTAATTCAGGCCGAACGTCCGGTGATTGTTGCCGGGGGCGGGGTAATCAACGCCGATGCCGCGGCGCTGTTACAACAGTTTGCTGAACTGACCAGTGTTCCGGTGATCCCAACGCTGATGGGCTGGGGCTGTATTCCGGACGATCACGAACTGATGGCCGGGATGGTGGGGCTGCAAACCGCGCATCGCTACGGTAACGCAACGTTGCTGGCGTCCGACATGGTGTTTGGTATTGGTAACCGTTTTGCCAACCGTCATACCGGTTCGGTAGAGAAATACACCGAAGGGCGCAAAATCGTCCACATCGATATTGAGCCGACACAAATTGGCCGCGTGCTGTGTCCGGATCTGGGTATTGTCTCTGACGCTAAAGCGGCGCTGATGCTGCTGGTTGAAGTGGCGCAGGAGATGCAAAAAGCCGGGCGTCTGCCTTGTCGTAAAGAGTGGGTTGCAGAGTGCCAGCAGCGCAAACGCACTCTGCTGCGCAAAACCCACTTCGACAACGTGCCGGTGAAACCGCAGCGCGTGTATGAAGAGATGAACAAAGCCTTTGGACGCGATGTTTGCTATGTCACCACTATTGGTCTGTCGCAAATTGCCGCTGCACAAATGCTGCATGTCTTTAAAGACCGTCACTGGATCAACTGTGGTCAGGCAGGCCCGCTGGGCTGGACCATTCCGGCGGCGCTGGGCGTGTGTGCGGCTGATCCAGAGCGTAATGTGGTGGCGATTTCCGGTGACTTCGACTTCCAGTTCCTGATTGAAGAGTTAGCCGTTGGCGCACAGTTCAACATTCCGTACATCCATGTGCTGGTCAATAACGCCTATCTCGGTCTGATTCGCCAGTCGCAGCGTGCATTTGATATGGATTACTGCGTACAGCTCGCGTTCGAAAATATTAACTCCAGTGATGTGAACGGTTATGGCGTTGACCACGTAAAAGTGGCGGAAGGTTTGGGTTGTAAAGCCATTCGCGTCTTCAAACCGGAAGATATTTCTCCGGCCTTTGAACAGGCGAAAGCTTTAATGAATCAGTACCGTGTTCCGGTGGTAGTGGAAATTATGCTGGAGCGTGTGACTAATATTTCGATGGGCAGTGAACTGGATAACGTCATGGAATTTGAAGATATTGCGGATAACGCAGTGGACGCACCGACGGAAACCTGTTTCATGCACTATGAATAA
- the mnmH gene encoding tRNA 2-selenouridine(34) synthase MnmH translates to MQERYTEQDYRALLIADTPIIDVRAPIEFEQGAMPAAINLPLMNNDERAAVGTCYKQQGSEAALALGHKLVAGEIRQHRMDAWRAACLQNPQGILCCARGGQRSHIVQRWLHDAGIDYPLVEGGYKALRQTAIQATIELSKKPIVLIGGCTGSGKTLLVQQQPNGVDLEGLARHRGSAFGRTLQPQLSQASFENLLAAEMLKTDARQDLHLWVLEDESRMIGSNHLPECLRERMTQAAIAVVEDPFEIRLERLNEEYFLRMHHDFTHAYGEEQGWQEYCEYLHHGLSAIKRRLGLQRYNELAARLDAALTTQLATGSTDGHMAWLVPLLEEYYDPMYRYQLEKKAEKVVFRGEWAEVMEWVKAQ, encoded by the coding sequence ATGCAAGAGAGATACACGGAACAGGACTATCGTGCCCTGCTGATTGCTGATACGCCCATTATTGATGTTCGTGCCCCCATCGAGTTTGAGCAAGGCGCAATGCCCGCCGCTATCAACCTGCCGTTAATGAATAACGATGAACGCGCCGCCGTTGGCACCTGCTATAAACAGCAAGGATCAGAGGCGGCGCTGGCGTTGGGGCATAAACTGGTGGCGGGTGAAATTCGTCAGCATCGCATGGACGCCTGGCGGGCAGCGTGCCTGCAAAATCCACAAGGTATTCTCTGCTGCGCCCGCGGCGGTCAACGTTCACATATTGTGCAACGCTGGCTGCATGACGCAGGGATTGATTATCCGCTGGTGGAAGGCGGTTATAAGGCACTGCGCCAGACCGCGATTCAGGCGACCATTGAACTGTCAAAAAAACCGATAGTGCTGATTGGCGGTTGTACCGGCAGCGGCAAAACGCTGTTAGTGCAACAGCAACCGAACGGTGTTGATCTGGAAGGGCTGGCTCGCCATCGTGGTTCTGCTTTTGGTCGCACGTTACAACCACAACTTAGCCAGGCGAGTTTTGAAAACCTGCTGGCCGCCGAAATGCTAAAAACCGACGCCCGTCAGGATCTGCACCTGTGGGTGCTGGAAGATGAAAGCCGGATGATTGGTTCAAATCACCTTCCGGAATGTCTGCGCGAGCGAATGACCCAGGCGGCGATTGCGGTGGTGGAAGACCCGTTTGAGATCCGTCTTGAACGCCTGAACGAAGAGTATTTCCTGCGTATGCATCATGATTTTACCCATGCATATGGTGAAGAACAGGGCTGGCAAGAGTATTGCGAGTACCTGCATCATGGGCTTTCAGCAATTAAGCGTCGGCTGGGATTACAGCGCTATAACGAACTGGCGGCACGGCTGGATGCGGCGCTGACAACGCAACTCGCAACCGGCAGCACCGACGGTCATATGGCCTGGCTGGTGCCGCTGCTTGAAGAGTATTACGACCCGATGTATCGCTATCAGCTTGAGAAAAAAGCGGAAAAAGTTGTCTTTCGCGGTGAGTGGGCGGAAGTGATGGAGTGGGTGAAGGCGCAGTGA
- the ybbA gene encoding putative ABC transporter ATP-binding protein YbbA gives MPAENIVEVHHLKKSVGQGEHELSILTGVELVVKRGETIALVGESGSGKSTLLAILAGLDDGSSGEVNLVGQPLHTMDEEARATLRAKHVGFVFQSFMLIPTLNALENVELPALLRGESSAESRNGAKALLEQLGLGKRLDHLPAQLSGGEQQRVALARAFNGRPDVLFADEPTGNLDRQTGDKIADLLFSLNREHGTTLIMVTHDLQLAARCDRCLRLVNGQLQEEA, from the coding sequence ATGCCAGCGGAAAACATTGTTGAAGTTCATCATCTTAAGAAGTCCGTCGGTCAGGGGGAGCATGAACTCTCCATCCTCACCGGAGTTGAGCTGGTTGTCAAACGCGGCGAAACCATCGCGCTGGTGGGCGAGTCAGGGTCGGGTAAGTCAACCTTACTGGCGATCCTCGCCGGGCTGGATGACGGTAGTAGTGGTGAAGTGAATCTGGTGGGGCAACCGCTACATACTATGGATGAAGAAGCGCGGGCAACGTTACGCGCGAAGCATGTCGGCTTTGTTTTTCAGTCATTTATGTTAATTCCTACCCTTAATGCACTGGAAAATGTCGAACTTCCGGCGCTGCTGCGCGGTGAGAGTAGCGCGGAAAGTCGTAACGGTGCGAAAGCGTTGCTCGAACAGTTGGGGCTGGGTAAACGTCTTGATCATCTTCCGGCACAGCTTTCCGGTGGAGAACAGCAACGGGTGGCGCTGGCGCGAGCTTTTAACGGTCGGCCTGATGTGCTGTTTGCCGATGAACCCACCGGCAACCTTGACCGCCAGACGGGCGATAAAATTGCCGACCTGCTGTTTTCCCTCAACCGTGAGCATGGCACCACCCTGATTATGGTGACCCACGACCTGCAACTGGCGGCACGCTGCGACCGCTGCTTACGGCTGGTGAACGGACAGTTGCAGGAGGAAGCATGA